One Williamsia phyllosphaerae DNA segment encodes these proteins:
- a CDS encoding alpha/beta hydrolase, with amino-acid sequence MPTIEIPAPPAPTAEVEGSPSDADAMATRLTTVANATEGQQDFATGSAISGIGDDGGPWSGLGAGAYRGAVAPFAADTSTAYTGLIRGAQAVRAYGDTLTDLKQTRQELDDRRGSLAQAINVFAGEVSSWEGKEIPAATLAGLQERSSELQRQVQTYTDDNHRLTTSTETNERTFVSALASYTGVSASNRAMVASGYDPSALTRSGLDKIARGAHPEDIDGLSAERRAQWWAGLTPAEKEAALQEFPEYLGNGDGLPASVRNDANLQNLDRDIAQSNAVTAVPNTPKAIGDAQRTLEKADGVRSAIRNAQRDTPDVPVQLYGYDAGAFGGDGKAIVSIGDLDTAHDVAWNVPGMTTDISKIGGNVDSARDLYAQATKSGSTSLASVAWIGYDAPSGTDMGAVAAPGAARDGGALLASDIQGFTAARDQLGTGQGTGGSDHLALSLIGHSYGTPTVGWAGDNGRLAGDVDTVTLLGSPGTGGVTSAEEFGVGAKNVYVGSAANDFVGHLGSPNGVSSLGMSGLGSDPATTNYGAERFIAEGGDATFPIGDHNSYYQRGTESLENLGKIVAGHGDDITHEYRRSGWDVLEGAVTQQDPAVESRKDNE; translated from the coding sequence ATGCCGACGATAGAGATCCCGGCTCCCCCGGCGCCGACCGCCGAGGTCGAGGGAAGTCCGTCCGACGCCGACGCCATGGCCACACGATTGACGACGGTGGCGAACGCCACCGAGGGGCAGCAGGATTTCGCGACCGGCTCGGCGATCTCCGGAATCGGTGACGACGGAGGACCGTGGTCCGGCCTGGGTGCCGGCGCATACCGCGGGGCCGTCGCCCCGTTCGCGGCCGACACGTCGACGGCGTACACGGGGCTCATCCGTGGAGCGCAGGCCGTGCGCGCCTACGGCGACACGTTGACCGATCTCAAGCAGACCCGTCAGGAGCTCGACGACAGGCGTGGTTCGCTCGCGCAGGCGATCAACGTGTTCGCCGGCGAGGTCAGCTCATGGGAGGGCAAGGAGATACCGGCCGCGACACTGGCCGGCCTTCAGGAGCGGTCCTCCGAACTGCAGCGTCAGGTGCAGACCTACACCGACGACAACCACCGCCTCACAACATCCACCGAGACCAACGAACGGACGTTCGTCTCCGCACTCGCCTCCTACACGGGCGTTTCGGCCTCGAATCGGGCGATGGTGGCGAGCGGATACGACCCCTCGGCTCTCACTCGGTCCGGGCTGGACAAGATCGCGCGCGGTGCGCATCCGGAGGACATCGACGGGCTCAGCGCAGAGCGCCGGGCACAGTGGTGGGCCGGGCTGACCCCGGCCGAGAAGGAAGCAGCCCTGCAGGAATTCCCCGAGTACCTCGGTAACGGCGACGGACTCCCGGCCTCGGTACGCAACGATGCCAATCTGCAGAACCTCGACCGCGACATCGCCCAGTCGAACGCGGTGACCGCCGTTCCCAACACACCGAAGGCAATCGGCGACGCGCAGCGGACACTGGAGAAGGCCGACGGCGTGAGATCGGCAATCCGCAACGCCCAGAGGGACACACCGGACGTGCCGGTCCAGCTCTACGGATACGACGCGGGTGCCTTCGGTGGTGACGGCAAGGCCATCGTCTCCATCGGCGACCTCGACACCGCGCACGATGTCGCGTGGAACGTGCCCGGGATGACCACCGACATCTCCAAGATCGGGGGCAATGTCGATTCGGCCCGCGATCTGTACGCGCAGGCCACGAAGTCCGGATCGACATCACTCGCCTCGGTGGCGTGGATCGGTTACGACGCGCCGAGCGGAACCGACATGGGGGCGGTCGCCGCACCGGGCGCCGCCAGAGACGGGGGCGCTCTGCTCGCCTCCGACATCCAGGGATTCACCGCGGCGCGCGATCAATTGGGGACGGGACAGGGAACCGGCGGATCCGATCACCTGGCCCTGAGCCTGATCGGTCACAGCTACGGGACACCGACGGTCGGCTGGGCCGGCGACAACGGCCGCCTCGCAGGCGATGTCGACACCGTCACCCTGCTCGGATCCCCGGGAACCGGCGGGGTCACCTCGGCCGAGGAGTTCGGGGTCGGCGCGAAGAACGTCTACGTCGGTTCGGCCGCCAACGATTTCGTCGGGCATCTGGGCAGTCCCAACGGCGTCAGCTCCCTGGGGATGAGCGGCCTCGGCTCCGACCCGGCGACGACGAACTACGGCGCCGAACGGTTCATCGCGGAAGGAGGGGACGCCACGTTCCCCATCGGTGACCACAACAGCTACTACCAGCGAGGGACCGAATCCCTCGAGAACCTGGGCAAGATCGTCGCCGGTCACGGCGACGACATCACACACGAGTACCGCCGGAGCGGATGGGATGTCCTCGAGGGCGCCGTCACGCAGCAGGATCCAGCCGTCGAGTCGCGAAAGGACAACGAATGA
- a CDS encoding Gfo/Idh/MocA family protein: MTATPIRVAVVGAGPWARETHIPALSAHPGVELVGVWTRRPEAADDLPVPRFESIEAMLEGCDAVSFAVPPDAQAPLAVAAADAGKHLILDKPIAGTVEGAEAIVAAVRAADVRSIVTFTRRYAPETRAFVDAAQAGRYAGGLGRWISGSLLGGRYSSSQWRQDGGALLDVGPHVIDLLDATLGSITKVIDARVIADDDLWHLTFGHTGGATSTAQLSLRVPARPTVTEFSVHGPDGVVTLTDRTTGSVECFTTLVDELLTAIATSTDHPLDAARGLHIQRIIAEVHRRVA; the protein is encoded by the coding sequence ATGACCGCTACACCCATCCGCGTGGCCGTCGTGGGTGCGGGCCCCTGGGCCCGTGAGACCCACATCCCCGCGCTGTCCGCACATCCCGGTGTCGAGCTGGTCGGTGTGTGGACCCGGCGACCGGAGGCGGCCGACGACCTGCCCGTGCCGCGTTTCGAGTCCATCGAGGCCATGCTCGAGGGGTGCGACGCGGTGTCGTTCGCGGTGCCGCCGGACGCCCAGGCTCCCCTGGCCGTCGCGGCCGCCGACGCCGGCAAGCACCTGATCCTGGACAAGCCGATCGCGGGCACGGTCGAGGGGGCCGAGGCGATCGTCGCGGCGGTGCGAGCCGCCGACGTGCGTTCGATCGTCACGTTCACCCGCCGGTACGCACCGGAGACACGCGCATTCGTGGACGCGGCGCAGGCGGGTCGGTACGCAGGCGGTCTCGGTCGATGGATCTCAGGATCCCTGCTGGGCGGCCGATACTCGTCGTCGCAGTGGCGGCAGGACGGCGGCGCGCTGCTCGACGTCGGACCGCACGTGATCGATCTGCTGGACGCCACGCTCGGTTCGATCACCAAGGTGATCGACGCGCGCGTCATCGCCGACGACGACCTGTGGCATCTCACCTTCGGACACACCGGCGGTGCGACCTCGACGGCGCAACTGTCGCTTCGCGTCCCGGCACGGCCGACCGTCACCGAGTTCTCCGTCCACGGTCCCGACGGTGTCGTGACCCTCACCGATCGCACCACCGGTTCGGTCGAGTGCTTCACCACCCTCGTCGACGAATTGCTCACGGCCATCGCGACGTCGACCGACCATCCCCTCGATGCGGCGCGTGGGCTGCACATCCAACGGATCATCG